A window from Enterocloster bolteae encodes these proteins:
- the prmA gene encoding 50S ribosomal protein L11 methyltransferase, protein MKWKKFTLTTTTQAVDLISSMFDDIGIEGIEIEDNVPLTEKETKGMFIDILPELPPDEGVARISFYLDDDADVADYLRRVEEGLDELSPFADLGARTITASETEDKDWINNWKQYFKPFTVDDILIKPTWETIPEEHKDKLLVQIDPGTAFGTGMHETTQLCIRQLKKYVNRDTLVLDVGTGSGILGITALKLGAEEVWGTDLDENAINAVRENLEANSIPEDRFHVLQGNIIDDVSVKEWAGYGKYDVAVANILADVIILLVDEIPAHLKKGGIFITSGIIDMKEEAVKEAFGRCPELEVVEITYQGEWVSVTARRK, encoded by the coding sequence ATGAAATGGAAAAAATTTACATTAACTACCACAACACAGGCTGTAGACCTGATTAGCAGCATGTTTGATGACATTGGTATAGAAGGAATCGAAATCGAAGACAATGTGCCTCTGACAGAGAAGGAGACAAAGGGGATGTTTATTGACATTCTTCCTGAGCTTCCTCCGGACGAAGGCGTTGCCAGGATAAGTTTTTACCTGGATGATGACGCGGATGTGGCGGATTACCTCAGACGGGTGGAAGAGGGCCTGGACGAGCTGTCCCCATTTGCGGATCTGGGCGCCAGGACCATCACCGCGTCGGAGACAGAGGACAAGGACTGGATTAACAACTGGAAACAATACTTTAAGCCCTTTACAGTGGACGATATTCTGATTAAGCCTACCTGGGAAACCATACCGGAGGAGCACAAGGACAAGCTTCTGGTGCAGATTGACCCGGGAACGGCCTTTGGAACAGGCATGCATGAGACCACCCAGCTGTGCATCCGCCAGCTGAAAAAGTACGTGAACCGGGACACCTTGGTGCTGGATGTGGGAACAGGCAGCGGTATCCTGGGAATCACAGCCCTGAAACTGGGGGCAGAAGAGGTGTGGGGCACGGACCTGGATGAAAATGCCATCAACGCCGTAAGGGAGAACCTGGAAGCCAACAGCATTCCTGAAGACAGGTTCCATGTACTCCAGGGTAATATCATAGACGATGTTTCCGTCAAGGAATGGGCGGGATACGGTAAGTACGATGTGGCAGTGGCCAACATACTGGCGGATGTTATTATTCTGCTGGTGGATGAGATACCGGCCCATCTGAAAAAAGGCGGTATCTTCATCACCTCCGGCATTATTGATATGAAGGAAGAGGCGGTGAAGGAGGCCTTTGGGCGCTGTCCGGAGCTGGAAGTGGTGGAAATCACATACCAGGGAGAATGGGTGAGCGTGACCGCCAGAAGGAAATAG
- a CDS encoding sulfite exporter TauE/SafE family protein, with protein MLQYLIVCPLVFLAGLVDSIAGGGGLIALPAYLIAGVPAHVALGTNKLSSAMGTTVSTARLAKHGFLKGKVLMAVCSSAAALMGSALGAHLALMVPESVIKHMMIVVLPVVAFYVLRNKDMGARDRTEDISRNKVFAISMAAAFFVGGYDGFYGPGTGTFLILILTGAAGMDARSASAQTKVINLSSNIAALVTFIATGNVYYPLGLTAGVCSIAGHYIGAGMVAHDGQKVVRPVVLAVLGVLFIKIISNT; from the coding sequence ATGTTACAATATCTAATTGTGTGCCCGTTGGTGTTCCTGGCCGGACTGGTGGATTCCATTGCAGGCGGCGGCGGGCTTATTGCTCTGCCCGCATATCTCATTGCAGGGGTGCCCGCCCATGTGGCCCTGGGTACCAATAAACTCAGCTCAGCCATGGGCACCACTGTTTCCACGGCCCGGCTGGCAAAGCACGGTTTTCTCAAAGGAAAGGTGCTTATGGCGGTGTGCTCCTCGGCGGCCGCCCTTATGGGTTCGGCTCTGGGCGCCCATCTGGCCCTCATGGTGCCGGAATCCGTCATCAAGCACATGATGATTGTGGTGCTGCCCGTTGTGGCGTTTTACGTGCTCAGGAACAAGGATATGGGAGCCAGGGACAGGACGGAAGATATTTCCAGAAATAAGGTATTTGCCATCTCCATGGCGGCGGCCTTTTTTGTGGGGGGATATGACGGCTTTTACGGACCCGGAACAGGAACCTTCCTGATTCTGATTCTCACAGGGGCTGCCGGGATGGACGCCCGCAGCGCCTCCGCCCAGACAAAGGTAATCAATCTTTCCTCTAATATAGCGGCCCTGGTGACCTTTATTGCCACCGGAAATGTTTACTACCCGCTGGGGCTTACAGCAGGCGTGTGTTCCATTGCGGGACACTACATCGGGGCAGGCATGGTGGCCCACGACGGCCAGAAGGTGGTCCGTCCCGTGGTACTGGCGGTGCTTGGGGTATTGTTCATTAAAATAATAAGCAACACATAA
- a CDS encoding ABC transporter ATP-binding protein, with protein MKEFLSYLKPYKRDAVLAVFCIEAETVFELIIPLVMASIVDVGVATGDRHYILMKGLQMVLFALISLVLGQGSAMFSARCGQGLGAEIRKAEFAKLQQFSFANTDHFSSSSLVTRLTSDVTTIQNSVATGMRPAFRSPVMMLTAMAASFYINPQLALVFLVAAPVLGVLLFFIISHVRPLYSVMQGAIDMVNRIIQENLTAIRVVKSYVRGDYEIQKFEEVNYNLQFTAEKAFRLAVLNMPAMQLVMYSTILCILWFGGRLVTIGGVKVGELTGFLSYVMQVLNSLMMFSNVFLMTTRALASWKRISQVMDEEIDIREDASSTLEVKHGDIRFENVYFKYNQEAAEYVLSDISFHIKPGQTVGIIGQTGAAKSTLVQLIPRLYDVTKGTVYIDGRPVREYSLKGLRDSIAMVLQKNTLFSGTVKDNLRWGRETATEQEIEEACRIACVDEFIDRLERGYETELGQGGVNVSGGQKQRLCIARAILKSPRVLILDDSTSAVDTATEAKIRDGLAKSMPDTTKIIIAQRISSVAHADQIIILEDGRVNAVGSHETLLASNQIYQDIYHSQQEGANL; from the coding sequence ATGAAGGAATTTTTATCTTATCTGAAGCCTTACAAAAGGGACGCGGTGCTGGCTGTTTTCTGTATTGAAGCCGAGACCGTGTTTGAGTTAATCATCCCGCTGGTCATGGCTTCCATTGTGGATGTGGGCGTAGCCACCGGGGACCGCCATTATATCCTGATGAAGGGGCTGCAGATGGTTCTCTTTGCCCTTATCTCCCTTGTGCTGGGCCAGGGCTCCGCCATGTTCTCGGCCCGTTGCGGCCAGGGACTGGGGGCCGAAATCCGCAAGGCGGAGTTTGCAAAGCTGCAGCAGTTTTCCTTTGCCAACACAGACCATTTCAGCAGTTCTTCCCTGGTGACCCGCCTTACCAGCGACGTTACCACCATACAAAACTCTGTTGCCACAGGCATGCGGCCCGCTTTCCGCTCACCGGTCATGATGCTCACCGCCATGGCCGCTTCCTTTTACATCAATCCGCAGCTGGCACTGGTGTTTCTGGTGGCTGCCCCTGTTCTGGGTGTGCTGCTGTTTTTCATCATCAGCCATGTGCGCCCCCTGTACAGTGTGATGCAGGGCGCCATCGACATGGTAAACCGCATCATTCAGGAAAACCTGACCGCCATCCGTGTGGTGAAATCCTATGTCCGGGGCGATTATGAAATTCAGAAATTCGAGGAGGTCAATTACAATCTGCAGTTCACAGCGGAAAAAGCCTTCCGCCTGGCAGTCCTCAATATGCCGGCCATGCAGTTAGTCATGTACTCCACCATCCTGTGCATCCTGTGGTTCGGAGGCAGGCTGGTCACCATAGGTGGCGTGAAGGTGGGCGAGCTCACCGGTTTCCTGAGCTATGTGATGCAGGTTTTAAATTCCCTGATGATGTTCTCCAATGTGTTCCTTATGACCACCAGGGCCCTGGCTTCCTGGAAGCGTATCTCGCAGGTCATGGATGAGGAAATCGACATCAGGGAGGATGCGTCCAGCACCCTGGAAGTAAAGCACGGTGATATCCGGTTTGAGAATGTGTACTTTAAATACAATCAGGAGGCTGCCGAATATGTGCTCTCAGACATTTCCTTCCATATAAAGCCGGGACAGACCGTGGGCATCATTGGCCAGACAGGCGCTGCCAAGAGTACGCTGGTGCAGCTGATTCCCAGGCTCTATGATGTCACCAAGGGCACTGTTTATATAGACGGCCGCCCGGTCCGGGAATACTCCCTTAAAGGACTGAGGGATTCCATCGCCATGGTGCTCCAGAAAAACACCCTGTTTTCCGGGACAGTAAAGGATAACCTGCGCTGGGGCAGGGAAACAGCCACGGAGCAGGAAATCGAGGAGGCCTGCCGCATTGCCTGCGTGGATGAATTCATCGACCGCCTGGAGCGGGGATATGAAACAGAGCTGGGCCAGGGAGGCGTCAATGTGTCGGGCGGACAGAAGCAGAGACTCTGCATTGCCAGGGCCATCCTAAAGTCTCCCAGGGTGCTGATTCTGGATGATTCCACCAGCGCCGTGGATACGGCCACAGAGGCCAAAATCCGGGATGGACTGGCAAAGAGCATGCCGGATACAACTAAAATCATCATTGCCCAGCGCATATCCTCCGTTGCCCACGCAGACCAAATCATCATACTGGAGGACGGACGGGTGAACGCGGTCGGCAGCCACGAAACCTTGCTGGCTTCCAACCAGATTTATCAGGACATCTATCATTCTCAGCAGGAAGGGGCGAATCTGTAA
- a CDS encoding 16S rRNA (uracil(1498)-N(3))-methyltransferase: protein MHHFFVNPEQVEDGLIRITGSDVNHIKNVLRIRQGEEMLVSDGTGRDYLCQAEEIAGQEVTVRILETEEEGRELPSRIWLFQGLPKSDKMEFIIQKAVELGAAGIVPVSTRNTVVKLDPKKEEAKVKRWQAIAESAAKQSKRSLVPRVSGIMTLKEAFDYVESQGFSVRLIPYEHEAGMDGTKTELDAAGPGQDIAVFIGPEGGFDEREIELALSKGVRPISLGRRILRTETAGLALLSVLMMRLEGAL from the coding sequence ATGCATCATTTTTTTGTGAACCCTGAGCAGGTGGAGGACGGCCTGATAAGGATAACCGGATCTGACGTGAACCACATAAAGAATGTCCTGCGCATAAGGCAGGGGGAGGAAATGCTGGTCAGCGACGGCACCGGCAGGGACTACCTGTGTCAGGCGGAGGAAATCGCCGGACAGGAAGTCACGGTACGGATTCTTGAGACAGAGGAGGAGGGGAGAGAGCTTCCTTCCAGAATCTGGCTCTTTCAGGGACTGCCCAAATCTGATAAGATGGAGTTCATCATACAGAAGGCTGTGGAGCTGGGGGCGGCAGGCATTGTGCCTGTGTCCACCAGGAACACGGTGGTTAAACTGGACCCCAAAAAGGAAGAGGCCAAGGTCAAGCGGTGGCAGGCCATTGCGGAAAGCGCCGCCAAGCAGTCCAAACGGAGCCTGGTTCCCAGGGTATCCGGCATTATGACCTTAAAAGAAGCCTTTGACTATGTGGAAAGCCAGGGATTTTCCGTGCGTCTCATTCCTTATGAACATGAGGCGGGGATGGACGGCACAAAGACGGAGCTGGATGCCGCGGGGCCGGGACAGGACATTGCTGTGTTTATCGGCCCGGAGGGCGGTTTTGATGAACGGGAGATAGAATTGGCCCTTTCAAAAGGCGTGCGGCCCATCAGTCTGGGACGCAGGATACTGAGGACGGAGACAGCGGGGCTGGCCCTGCTGTCGGTGCTTATGATGCGGCTGGAAGGGGCGCTGTAA